A stretch of DNA from Takifugu flavidus isolate HTHZ2018 chromosome 13, ASM371156v2, whole genome shotgun sequence:
GGCAGTAAGGGGAAACTCAGAAgaacggatggatggatcatcaCACGCAAGTTGTTCCATTTTCTGGGTTCGACTTTAACacctctgttgtgtttttccctcttgcCACAGATGTTTCATAATTTCCTCTGAATGGTGGGTCTTTTCAGCGAGTAGCTGGAGGTGAATCAGCCCATTATGTCACCAGTATGAGGTTTATTCATGCAACATTTTGAATCCTGTAAAGTCTTGGGTCACACCATCATCCAGCTGCTAAAcattgttgtttctgctgtttttgtgtttgtacaAGCAGAATCATGACACGCTTGTTGTGGCTTAGCtttagctggaggaagagccaTTTCCACCAAATCTAAAGTAAATCCGCTGCAACGCAGCACCACCCTGTCTGCCGGGCCGGCACAACAACGTTGCGTCTGGTTTTAAGGCAGGAATTTGGGAGGAATTAAGGGCAGTGATATGAGGATGATGTGGCGGACCTCACAGATGTGGAAATGACCATTTCCATATGAATATGATAGTTCCAGGAGGTGATGGTGGATGGACGCTGGCACATTGCCTGACTTTTGGAGTCCATCAAGGCCACGGTGATGTCAGAGCCATCTGCCACTAACGATGTATTTAATCACCTTCTGGGCCCCTGTTGTGGGTGCATGAGTAAACATATGCATATTCCAGTAAACACATTGTGCACCCTGTACATGTTTAGATGGTGATCGGATTGAATGGGATGGCTttagcagctccttcagtgttTATTCATCAAAACCTTTGGTTGTTTTGCATTACATGTACGAGGTCTTGTGTATCTGCTTCCTCATTTTACAATAATTGTTTACAGGAAGCAATAATCTCATTCTCCATGGCACGCTTTGCACCCTGTTTCCAGTTTGAAATTCTGGCTTCAGGTTTTTCAGGTTTAATAGAGTTTGCCGTGGCAGTTTTTGCTCCGACATGTTTGCCATCTAATAACTTAGGTTGTGAATTACTGTCAGAGGTTCAGTCCACACCAACAATGGATTTCATAAATAGGCTTTAAAAAATCTGCACTGCTTCTCACTGTTGAGACATAAAGACTAGCAATCTCCTTTAGAGATTATCCACTGGTCTGTTATCTCCTATCTGGCTTAAGCTTTATTCTCTGGCCATTTTTGTAAACATCAATTTGTACCGAGTACATTTAATAACTTTATCATTCATCTCAGCCAGCTTTAGACAGTTTATGTGACCAGACGCGACCTCCTCTTTACCACGTAGTCCGCATCAGAAACTGAAAGACCTGAAGGGGTTCGATCCTCCCAGAAGAACCTAAATCCTTTTGTGTGAACGGAGCGAGAGAAGCCTGACATCTGGTCATCCTTATGAAATCTTTTCAGATGTTTCAGCTAGCCACAATGGCTGCTTGTATTTCCAGCGTTCCCAGTGAAGGAAAAACTGGTTGTGGTAAATATTTTCCTTGGACTTTTGGAGTGAATCATGCCGCCGGGGGGTTTCTTCGGCGCTCCTACTGTTTTCTGTGTATGCGCTCTTGGTCTGACTTACAGGTGTTTCCCCAAAGGAACAAGTGACTCATTGCAAAGTTGCTAAGCAGCGTGTGTCTGAGTTACATGTGTGCAcatgaaaaatgcaaacacGAGCAATGCAACCATAAAATAATGCAGACTGGTGTCAGGCGCCCAACCCCAACGTGTCATCTTTGGGTGTCTGGCTCTTAATGACGGGTTCATGACCTGTTGATCATGGCTGCCTGTATATCACTCTGCTCTTTTTCTATATTTGGCTGACAGTGTCTCACCTCTCATGATGATGTAGCAGATTACGTCCCTCCTTCATCACAGATTGTCTCCAGACATTCAAATGACAAAAAGCTCAATATTTTAAGATTGGTACACACTTCATTTTCTCTTCGAAGTGGATATCAAAGAAGGCCGACTTGTTTAAAGCTTGATTAAAGCTTTTTATCGTCCAGGCGCAGCTGTAAAGATGTTAGTTGCCCTCGTCCTCATTAACGccgtctctttctttcttcctccagaGGACCAGCCATGGGTAAAGGTTGCATAACAGTCACCAAatacttcctgttcctcttcaaCCTCCTCTTCTTTGTAAGtaattggttttttttttattaatgtttgaTGGTTATAAAGTGGCTATAGTAGCAGATATATGTGGTGTGTTCTCTCACAGTCCTGCTAGCTTCACTCTTTCATGTCTTTTATACATACCGGTATATAAAAACTGAGCCATGTGCTGCTTTGCAGTGAGGCTTATAAGCTTCCTCTTTCATGCATCATGCAGATAGGTGAAGATGCAGAGAGCATTGACTCGATCAGAGGCAGGATGCTGTATAATCCAGATGTTTTCTGCTTGTTTCCTCCTGCTTCACACCCATGACAATATGAGGGTTGAGATTAGACCAGACTACTTAAACCCTGTCTGCAAGAGTATCCAGACTGTTCCAATGAAGCTAAGGTTGTAAACCTAATTCCGACCTTTTGATGTGAGCACCCAACTGGTGTCTAATAGGaagcgtgtgtgtctgcgtcgGTGTTTGTCCGTGTGCAGAGATCAAGCCAGTGGAGGTAGGGGGAGCCAGGAAGTGGTGGGCTAATGATGGCTGCTGGGTGCTGCGAAGTCCCTCTGAAGGATCAGCTCTTAACCAGGACTTTAAGGACTGTTGTAGGCCCTGAGGGGGTGGCAGAGCATGAGGAGAAGCAGATGACTCAAAAGAACCTCTCATCTTTGGATTTTGCCCCATTAGAGTGGGACACATGGTCTAAATGGGGGTTCTTTTAATAACATACAAGTTGAGCTCTTTATAACCTTGTTTTACAGCCACAGAGGTTGAGGCTGAATATTTGTTTAGACATAACTTTAGCCCTTTAATAACCTTTTAGCTGGAATAGTTTCAGATCCCACCTAGCCAGTCAGAATTCTGTTTTGTAGAATTAGGTCTTCACTATTCTTACTGGAGAATAAAAGAGAGCACGCCGTTCGATCAAACCCTTTTGTGTGTTGCAGTCATCTCAATAAGGTGCTTCTCATTATTCTCCACAGGTTTTTGGAGGTCTGATCATGGGCTTTGGCCTGTGGGTCCTGCTTGACGACCAGAGCTTCATTGCTGTCCTCCGTAAGCgttgcatcacacacacacttgaattAGTGGCGGCATTAAAGGAGATAAGAAATCATGTTGTAGAAGAGGAAATGGTGTGATAAGAATTCTAATTCTACGTACCAGGATTCGTTTCCTGACAATAGCAAAGCCACTTTCAAACCGCAGTTAATGTGTTAGTTAATCACACATACTAAGAAGTTAAAAGGGAAGCTCATATCGCCCCAGTTACTGTGGTATTGTCATATCTTTAAATAGACTGAGCAAAGTAAAGCAAGCCCTTTTAGAAGGCTAATTTGTTATATTATTTTGGTTGTCTAGCAagtttgatttttgtacagTCAAGGCAGAGTGAGTGTAATTATACCCAGATTTGTCTCGACACAGAGGGACGCGTGGACAGAAAGCCTCAGCTGTCGTAAAGATTTTTTTATAAGCACTTGCTCTGTATTCAACCCAGATGGAGCTTTTGCTGAGCGCAACAGTAAAGTTTCCTACAAAATTCAAGCTTTGAGGCTCTGATCTGGGTTTTTCCCAACTTTGTTGTCATATTTACCATCTCATTCAATGACATCACCCTTTATGACACCCTTTTTGACTCCAAATGGGACAATAACATGTTCCTAATGTAACTATAACATGTGCTGGCATTGAAATTGATATAAAATGGGAGCACATTCGTTGAGCCTCCTCTGACTCTGACACTGCATCTCGATGCCACTGCTCTGGACTTTCTCTGAGGTTATTATAGAGCTGAGTTTGCTTGTCCTCACTCCAGCGTCCCAAACATAAAGGCAGCCTCGTGTCCATCACCTTTGCCAGCTTCTTTCCTATCATTATGATAatccatctgctcctccagagaTAGCAGAGGCCCCTTCACTTACACCCTGAGGATGTCCCCTTCAACACAGGGCTCCGTAGCCCTATTATATTTCTGTTTCTGGTTCCAAAGAAGTCGACCTCAACTCCTCCCTGTTTTCCATGTTACCGGGAAACTCTTGACACACTAATACAACAGAACCGTTGCTCTGTGAAGCTCTGTTTATTGACTGTGTCCCCACAGATATGGTAACATTGCCTGATGCTTAACAGGGTTCCTATATGCTCCTATATGTTTTGTCTCCACTATTCAGGGTTGCATAAGTAGAACCTCTTTTCTTTGTAGAACTTGCCAAAACACAGTTTTCCATATATCTAAATATAAATCAGTTTTTGGAAAGTTAAGTGTCTGCCAAAGATGATGAGGTCAGACTCTTTTTCCAAAGCCACAAATACTAAAAGGCAAGTTCTTAGTTCTCCTAAGGTCTGATTAATAAAAACCAACTCTAATTGATCTGTGTTTACACAGTTCATCTGTACATAACCTTggttcttttcatttcattctaGCTGAAAGTGTGGCTCACTTCTAGAGGGCCCTTAATAGCAAACAGGCTTCCTATCCTTTCCAGATTCTTTAAAGCACACCATAATTCAGGCTTCTTTAAATGGAAAGTTTCATGGAAACCACCAAATGAACTATTTTAGGAGCAGAGACCTACATGGAAAGTTGCCATGTTACACGACACAGAGCAGCACCGCCACTAAACACACACCGACTTACCACAGAACACAGACGCTGGGTGgaagcagctgaaacacacCTGGCACAGGCCGCAACATTCACTtcacttttaaaaggtttgATAAAAGTAGAGGAAAGCAGATGACCTGAACATGTGTTTAGGAAAACCTCTGTTATTCTGCTATACATTATGCTGTGgatccctcctctcctctctcagcgTTGACCAGCCACCGAGGCTTCTGCTAAAATAATTTCATGCATGTTCTGCTCTTGTCCTTCGGGAAGTCTAACAGTGAAGGACCATTTCAGTGCGTGGACATGTTGACGTGCCCCAGCCCAGTGCTGAAGCTGCGGAACACTTTCAGCATGAATTTGGCATGTACTCAACTATTCTCAGATAGTCTCAAACCACCACTCGTCTGCTCGACTCAAACGAACTGCCTCTTTAATGATGCGTCTGTTTAAACATgcatattttgtgtgttttttccataTTTGTTTAACCCTTGAAGAGCCTTTGGGTGAAAGGGGTTATTGGCGTAGTGTTGTTGCAGGTTGTAAAGTTTTATAGTGCAGGCTTGTGTTTGTACAGGCAATATTTTTGCAGCCTGTGATACAATTTATGCCTCTGCAGCTGCTAGAGCGCATACTGTACACGATGGCCGCGCAAGGCAGCAGTCAGGGCAGGAAAGGATTTACAGTGCAGTTTAACTGTGAATAAACACCTCAGCAGCGAGCGAGCCAAGAGGCATCATGGGGGGTCGAGGAGCTCCAGGGCCCGTCAGCCTTTTCATTCTTGGTtggcttcatcttcatctacaGACCAACCTCTTCCTGGAGCTCTCCAGAACTCAGATACTGCACACCCGTTAAATGTCTCCGGTTTATCTCCTCTCCAGTATTTCAATCTTCCCCTTCagcaccccctcctcctcctcctcctcctcctcctccacatccttTTTCTGCCAAGCTCTCCTGCTTTATGTACCAAATGGAAAAATAGTTTCATCTTGCTGGAATTTGACTTGTCTTTCCAGGCTCTGGTGGCTTATTAAAATGATAGTTTATAGGAGTAAGAGAGGAGCAGGCTCTGAAATCAGTGTTTGCCTTTCTTTCTGCCTCAACGCCTCGATGAACACGTACAGACGCTGCACTCGCGGTTGATGAAAAGCCCTTCAGCTGCTTGTTTCCCCAACATGCTGAATGATTGCAGGAACGCAGTGGCAGATGAAGTACTAAGTTGATGTGTTCTGATTTTTGCAGAGGAGTCATCAGACACAGTGAAAGTGGCTGCCTACATCCTCATTGGAGTGGGCTCCTTGTCCATGGCTCTGGGCTTCTTTGGCTGCATAGGGGCCATCTATGAAATCCGCTGTCTGCTGGGTTTGGTGAGGACTCTTATCCACTCTGgaaacagtattttttttccctcaatgtAAATCTCGTCTTTTTTCCGTGTGGAATCTGCGACCTTAGCCAAATATAGTATGGGACACAACTGCACAAACCTGCTTGGAAGCTCCCGTAAGAGCTAAGATCTCATGATGAATTGCTGCTGGCAGTAACGTGTGATTATCTGTGGGCGGGGGCCTCACAGCATGTGTGGGTGCTGTTAGCCTGTCAGATACAGGGGGTGCAGCAGGAGTGGGGACGGGTGCACCCCCTCGATGGAGTTAAACCTGCTGGGGGTTAACGACAAACTGCTGTGACCTACTTCTCCCAGTGACAGTGACCAGCTGGCAGGCCCCCATctcaacacgcacacacacacacacacgcacacacagacacacacacacacacacacacacacacacacacacacacacacagagcacctTCAGGCCCAGTAAAGGCACAGATGAGCCTGTGGAAGAATCCCTGAAAGATTAAACTGTCACAGTATTAACTAGCAGGAAACAGAGACATTTACGAGTTAATCATTAATTGAGCTTTTTCCTCGTATCACACACTTTCTTTTGAGTCAAAACTTTCTAAAGTCTCATAAATAAGAGAGCGCCTTCTTGACACTCCATTAAACTTTTGTTCTATGAAAGTATTTTATTGATTTCCTGCagaaactgtttttgttttgggatTAACTTATTTCTAAGGGCATTTTTCTTTGTCACCCACAGTATTTCACATGCCTGCTGCTCATCCTGATTGGCCAGGTCACTGCTGGAGTTCTCATTTACTTCCAAAGAGATCAGGTAATATATTActttaaacctctttttcctctcagtAAATTTTTTTAGGCTTACATTTGCCTGCCTTTTCTGCCCCATTATCCCACCACACCTGGAATCTACAGGGATCTGTGCTTCCACTCTTATCTATGAATGCCGTCTTTATTTTGAAGCTGATGTGAAGTGTAGATCTGTTGCTTTGTGAGTGGAAAATGACTAGAACGTAATGAATGGGTGATGGTTGTAGATAATGTCGAGAGCAGAGAGAGCTCCTCTACGAAAGGTTTCGAATTATGTATTGTAGGATGTAACTGACCAAAGATAAGATGAGATGAATTATGTTGCCGAAACAGAAACGTTGAGGTCTACAAAGAGGTCTTGGTGTAACAGCGCCCCCTCTAGGTGTGTTTGTTCTATGATGTGGTGTGTGACACGAACCTGTACAGCCAGACGGCCAGTTAGTAGCAGCATGATGGCAGAGATAAACACAGGATTACCCATTTGGTTCTTTCCTCAGGGATATTTAGTGATAATTTGCTCTTTCAAGTCTCTCCAACATAGATGGATGCTAATTATAGGCCCTCGTATCGTCTCATCAAACTATCCTCGTTgacttcaaaatcaaaaatccctttattcctctgcctcctccatgTGGATGTCTTTAGACTTCAGAATTCAGCCGAATGTTCCACTTTTCTGTCCTGTGACCTTAAAGCGAGGCCAAAAAGAACCAATAAAATGCAGTTCCAAACTCAGCTCAGTGTCTGTGTCCAGAAAACATTGACCTACTTAAGATAATTCACAAACCCGTCATGGCCCGGTTTCATGCAGGACccatttccttcttcttctttcgcCGACATTACCACGACATAAACAGACCGAcctacacacacaggaagaagcCAGGATGTAAATAATAATGCCGTCTTCCTTTGTTTTATCTTTAGTTCTGTGGTAACTAAAACAGGTTCTCACATGAAAGTGGTCAAATTATCAGCACTGAATCTGAGATCAGCGCCGCTGCCTTCGAGTTGATTCGAAATCTACTATTATGTAGAAAAAGCTCATGCATGTTGCTACATGaactttcactgctgctgttgtgggtTTTAAACCGTCCTGCGAGTAATAGAAGACGCCTGAATAAAAGCAGCGCCCGCGTTTGTTTGGACGGAATGTGTGAGGGGTGTGTTGTGTTGATCACTCCAACTCCTTTAGACCAGTTCTGGGCTCTGAACCTCTGATATTGCCTCAGCTGTTTACCCTCcagcgtgcatgtgcgtgtgtgtgtgtgtgtgtgtgtgtagttctggagctgctccctGTATTTAAGGCTCACCACAGGCCAGGGTGGTGCCCTTTCCCAGAATAGGGAGAGGCAGCCACTCATCTCCTGCAGAGCTCTGACGATACATCGCTGCCATCGCTCTGTGGTCTTCCCCACATTGACGCAGGACCACGTGTCCCTTCAGCCGTGTTTGTTCACTGTTTTATGTCAGGATTCGTGTAGACGCTCAGAGCTGCTACCCTTGGAACCCTGGACATGTTTTAACCTAACGTATGGAATCATCTCCGTCTCATTTCAATTATGTCCTTATATTACGATCTCCCCTAGTTGAAACACGAGATGTCCAACATCATAAAGGACATGATCGTCAACTACACTGGTGTGAACAGGACTGCCGAGCACACGTGGGATTACGTCCAGAAGTCGGTGAGATGCTGCTACGTTGTCCCTGTTTTAATGCAGCAGATTCAGAAATCTGAAGTGTCTCAGCTGAACTGTAAGAATGAGCGTTTCAACAAACTTATCTCCTTTCTGAGCCGGCAGCAGTTTGAGGCTAAAGAAGAGTATTTTATTATTGATAGGTTTGCCTTCCTTCACATCTTCAGGTTGAAGGTTTTGCTCCTTACTTGGCACTTTCTCTGTCCTCTAACCTGTCACCTGTCATTCCCTCCTGTGCATGATAAAAAACCTTCTCCATCAGATGAAGTGCTGTGGGTGGACTGGGCCTGGAAACTGGTCTGACAACCTCAGAATCAAGAACAGCTCCCAGAACCTCTACCCTTGCTCCTGTCGCAACGAGTCCCTGCCCGGCTCAGACATCAAGCTCGAGGGCCTGTGTGAACACCTGTCCGCGGATCTCCCCGTGTTCGAGACGGTGCGTAACACCCTGAGCTCCACCGAGACTCATCAGCGTCTCTACTTGAGCTAATCTTAGATTGGAATTCCACACCTTGTGATTTCCTCAGACTCATTTTCCTCCTGAAAATGGGGGAAAAGTCCGGCGTGTTTGCACAGCGTGATTCTGTTGCGAGTAGAGGGGAAGACCTATTGTTCTGCTGTTCGGGCTGCGTGCTTCAGAAGCTCCGCTCTCCACATTTCCTCAGCTCAGCCAAGCCCTGTTATTCTTCCCCTCACTGACTCAATCCAAAGTCAACAAGCTGTGTTTTGAAAAGGCTCTCTTGATGTCCGCCTCGGATCACGGAGACATTCGTCTTCCTCCTGCACATGGGCCTCcaactctgtcctctctcctgcaGGGCTGCATAACCAATGTGGAGAAATGGCTCCTGGAAAACTGCGGAGTGATCTTGGGAATCTGTGCCGGGGTGGCTGTCATTGAGGTACAATCCTCTCTATTCTCGAACCGTAGTGATGCTTTAACATCCTGGCTACAGGTGTTCCTCTCTGAATACTCAGCAAGACGTTACAGATTAGAATGAAGGGATTTGTACACAGTAAGACTCATTTGCTAGCATCAGAATGCTAATTTGTTTAATTAAGAAACCTTAAAAAagatattgttttgtttttttaatttggctGCAGATTAAAAACTGTAGTTTGTTTTAAGAGGATTTTAAGGCAGGTTGACCGGTGAGTTGTGGCAGACATAACTGAGCTGAGTGGGCTTTATTTCCCTCAGCTCCTCGGGATGATCCTCTCCATGTGTCTGTGCAAGAGCGTCGTCCAGGAGGATTATAGCAAGGTGCCGAAGTACTGAGGTGAAGACAGAGGCAGCTTCCCAGCACACGCACGGACGGAGGCCTCGCTCTCGCCCTCTGCTTGCCCCTCATCCTTATACGAACACACATAAATTAAGACGGCTGTCTCCACCTGCCTCAGCAGCTGTGCAGACCTCACAACCCACACATGCAgagcacacacagctcacactcCACTCAGACTTGCTGGACTTCAGACATTTCAGTTTGGGATTTTCTGTAATTTACTTTTTGTTGGGTCAGTTTATCTATTTGTCATCATTTCTTGACCTCGATGAAGCGCTTGCTATGGTAGAAGAAAGAGCACTTTAGTTGTGTTTGTTAACGGGGGGGCGTACAGGGACGGGACagagatggggggtggggggagctgtgaggattATTGCTACAGCGTGATTCTGCAGCTGCTATTTTTGGTTGAGGGTGGGGCAGCAGCCCATGGCTTAGCCAGGGCAGGGCCCCTGTGGTAAAGGCTCTGACTCCTTTCATCAACCCAGCAACCCAGCAGATCTGCCATTATCCTGCGTTCACACCCACCACTGGGGTGGCGTCACGTCTCTGCGTCCCTCTGGGGTGTGACTGGTTACCAGTAGCTTCCCGAAATGACTCGTTTtataacataaaagtgtttgtatgacatgtttttttttatatctttgTGTTATCTGTTATGTTGTTTTACAACTGTACATATGAATTAAGCAAGGGAGTTACGGCATTTCAGCCTTTTGTATGGGAACGTCTCCCTCacgcttttattttaaaagtcctgcttgtcatttcctgtctgatgCTATTCATGTTCAGAGAGCTGTCGCAGCAGCTTGTCAGCGCAATTTAGGCCTGAATCAGAGAAATTGGAAGCCACGTTTTCATTTCTTTACCACCACAGGAGTTTGTAAAACACACCACGAAGTCTCTCATCAAGGCAGTGACATAAGAAAATGCGAGCGGTGCGACCACATTGTGTTTTCCCTTCTTGACATGTTTGTTTTACTAGAAGAACAAGCGAGGGAAATGTCGTAAGCCAGCAGTGATTGTATATTTCAGAAGCCACTATGACCAGACGGCAACGGTTCATTAACTCGGGCTTGTCTCTCCTGATTTTACAGCAATGACTCCGAGTTTCCCCATCCCAGATTTTCCACGTCTCAGTTCCTTGATATCAGTAGAACAGTTTGTTTCTCAATGGAGCGTTTTCAATTCCAAGTTTTTCATGCcacattttaagtcattttagAAACACAAAAGGATGAAATCAGGccattaaaatgtatttgtgtggGTTTCACTCACACTTTTCTTATATTCAACTTAAAAAGTTAATTTAACTCAATCAGATGAAGGGTTTTTACTGTATATTCAACTAGAGAAAGTAGTTGTGGAACTATATTCTATGTTTAAAAACGATTGTTTCTTTTGATACGATTGATACTTTTGAAAACTCTTAATAAAACTGGACGAGAGGATCCTTTCAacactttctttcattttgaacaGCACAAACGTGGTGGTGGTTTATGTTCTGTAGTACCTCTAGTGACCGGTAGGTGGCAGTATTGAACCACGTTGAGACGTGCATTTGGCCAGTCAAGACGATTTATGTGCAAATTAAAATCTTTGTCTTAATGTAAAATTTATAGATATTACAACATATACAACAGATTTATATTCAATTCCTGCTTGTACTCCCCACAATTGACTCatttatttttagtgttttataTTAATTATGCCCAAGTGACAGACTTGCTTATCATTcattcttttttgggggggggggcgggggtaaTAATTGCAAAAGCAGTTACCAGAAAAAGCAGTTATAATGATGTGCAGTGCcagaaaacaatttaaaaatgcAGTTGCACATCAACCTTTCTGTGCTGGCTCTCAGCCCCGGTATAATGAGCAGCTTGGTGTTCTCTCAGGGGACTGGACATAACTTAAAGGGACGTGTGTCATTAGGGAGAAACGTCcgagtacagcagcagcatgtcgCCTCATCTGTGACACCTCCACAGGTCACACATGGTTTTCAGTCAAAGTGTTACTGGATCCAGGCGTAAGGcggaaaaaaagaagtaaaatgaATAATGTGCTGTGATTAGGGATAATGGACTCGTCATAACTGTTGAAAAGTGTTACAGATCATTGTGCGCATATGCTCATTGTACAAACACAAcgaggaagcccccccccccccccccacgactgtCAGTCAGTGAGCCCCGATCGGGGGGAGTGGGACAGATGATGAGCCCACGGAGACCTGgtgaaataaaagcatcaatAATGAAGCTGCCGCACCATCGGCGAGCACAAAGtaacctgcagagcttcacCCAGACTGTTGATAaagcatgccccccccccccccatatataTAGATGTAAAGATGATGTCATGGACTCAAGTGCGATGCACATTTGCAGGAGGACCTCTGTAGCTATTTGCCTCCATGTTTACTGGCGGCGTTCTGCTGCACCTGATGGCTGCCTCCTCCCagcactaccccccccccccccccccccccccccccccgcctcccacAATGGAACCCGTCCCCACCTGCAATCCGACCCATCTGTCTGGTTTCCCTGCTTTTAATCTGCGTCGGGGATCATATATAAACAAACGGCGCTCCCAGCCCCCGCCTGCTGGTTATGGGTAATAACATAACTGGCCGGCTGTATTCCCAGACTCGTTCAGATTACTTCTGTGCCCGAGGACCTCTAATCATAAATGAGCAGTGTGAGTCACAGCCCTCGTACAGGATGGGCCCCGTTCCCTCAGCTGTTTAAATTGTCTCCGTGACAGGCTGAAAGGTGACAAGTGGCTGCAGGTCAGCGGGTGTCCGCCGCCTCATTTCCTGCCCCGCGGTCTGTCCAGTCCGGCGCCGCAGAGGAATGATGACACAGGAGCACCTTCCTCTTCCACgcttcatctctctcctctgggATAATCCACTGTGATGAGCTCTGCTCTCCACGCTGCCTCTCTGGCCCTTTagtgaagggggtggggggggggg
This window harbors:
- the cd82b gene encoding CD82 molecule b translates to MGKGCITVTKYFLFLFNLLFFVFGGLIMGFGLWVLLDDQSFIAVLQESSDTVKVAAYILIGVGSLSMALGFFGCIGAIYEIRCLLGLYFTCLLLILIGQVTAGVLIYFQRDQLKHEMSNIIKDMIVNYTGVNRTAEHTWDYVQKSMKCCGWTGPGNWSDNLRIKNSSQNLYPCSCRNESLPGSDIKLEGLCEHLSADLPVFETGCITNVEKWLLENCGVILGICAGVAVIELLGMILSMCLCKSVVQEDYSKVPKY